Proteins co-encoded in one Salvelinus sp. IW2-2015 linkage group LG17, ASM291031v2, whole genome shotgun sequence genomic window:
- the LOC111977080 gene encoding SAM pointed domain-containing Ets transcription factor-like, with the protein MGSPGCDRVGSTVPLPLMSFNDYPYSVSALRAWEEEDTKPPRGLISVPKHTASERSLQGVFLPCSDMLLTEDSLWLLKKKEAAPPEPPCKHLEQCPVIDSQGMGVGLGLEVPSGLEGQVEERCLEQVQSIVLGEVMKDIETACKLLNITPEPMEWNCGNVQKWLLWTEHLYRLPQVGKVFQELSGKDLCSMTEEDFRQRSMQCGDLLFAHLDIWRSAACMKECCTPGDTKLHGAEETCPEADSSCSSQPIHLWQFLRQLLLKPHNYGRCIRWLNKEKGIFKIENSAHVARLWGLRKNRPAMNYDKLSRSIRQYYKKGIIRKPDVSQRLVYQFVHPV; encoded by the exons ATGGGGAGTCCAGGCTGTGACCGTGTGGGGAGCACAGTGCCCCTTCCCCTGATGAGTTTCAATGACTACCCCTACAGTGTGTCTGCCCTGAGGgcctgggaggaggaggacaccAAGCCGCCCCGTGGACTGATAAGTGTGCCTAAACACACCGCTTCTGAACGCAGCCTGCAAGGGGTGTTCCTGCCCTGCTCTGACATGCTCCTCACTGAAGACAGCTTGTGGCTGTTGAAGAAGAAAGAGGCAGCACCCCCTGAGCCCCCCTGTAAGCACCTGGAGCAGTGCCCTGTCATCGACAGCCAGGGCATGGGGGTGGGCCTGGGATTGGAGGTCCCCTCTGGGCTAGAGGGACAGGTGGAAGAACGCTGTCTAGAGCAGGTCCAGAGCATTGTCTTGGGAGAGGTAATGAAGGACATAGAGACCGCCTGCAAGCTGCTCAACATTACCCCAG AACCCATGGAGTGGAACTGTGGGAACGTCCAGAAGTGGCTGCTGTGGACAGAGCACCTGTACAGACTACCCCAGGTGGGAAAGGTGTTCCAGGAGCTCAGTGGGAAGGACCTGTGCTCCATGACAGAGGAGGACTTCAGGCAGCGCTCAATGCAATGTGGAGACCTGCTGTTTGCTCACCTGGACATCTGGAGATCAG cTGCGTGCATGAAGGAGTGTTGCACACCAGGAGATACCAAGTTACATGGTGCTGAGGAGACGTGTCCAGAGGCTGACTCATCCTGCTCAAGCCAGCCCATCCACCTGTGGCAGTTCCTTAGACAGCTGCTCCTCAAGCCACACAACTATGGACGCTGCATCCGCTGGCTCAACAAGGAGAAAG GTATCTTCAAAATCGAAAACTCGGCTCATGTAGCCAGGTTATGGGGCCTCAGAAAGAACCGTCCAGCTATGAACTACGACAAGCTGAGTCGCTCTATCCGACAGTACTACAAGAAGGGCATCATCCGCAAGCCTGATGTGTCCCAGAGACTGGTCTATCAGTTTGTCCACCCTGTATGA